The DNA segment TTTTTCCCAGAGCAAATAATGACTGGTATAGCAGCCCTTTTCTCCTGGCGTTAAGGGGCGGCTTCTGAAGATGGTGCGGTGTAAATCATCAGGATGATTTGCCAGTCTTTCCGGCAGTCCATTAAACCCGTTAATGGCATTAAAAAATTCAAAATGAATGTGCAATTCATCCATTACTTTCTGAACACGTTCTCGCCGCGCAGTTGCACTGGTTAAACTAATGACGAATATTTTCATTCCGAGCCTCTAAATAAGCATTATGTTCTTTCTGTAGTATTACAGAATAGAGAACACCAACGAAAACACTAAATACCCATTGGCCAGCTCTGTAATAAAAGAAAGATTCAAAGTTATTGATAATAATCCAATAAATGAAGAAGGAAACACAAAGGGCTTTCGTGTAAAAAGACGACGAGTCTGAGCTAACGATTTTTTTCAGGATGTAAATCCAGGATGCATAGAGCGTGAAAAAGCCTAGTATGCCCCAGGAAACTAGGGTTTCAATATTGGAATTATGTAAGTGTCTAAACTCTCTGGTTATGTAATCGGGCAAAGTATGAGATGTTGTAATGACATATGTTTGGCTGCCAAATCCAGTGCCAAAGAAAGGGTGGGCCTGGATCCATCTTCCTGCTTCCACCCATGATTTCAGTCTGACGCCAATGCTGAAGTCTTTCACTTCTTGCCAGTGAAAGGTCAACATTGCATGTAAATCATCGGTATGAACAAAGCCTACCAGAAGACGTTGTCGGATAAAGGGAACCTGATAGAGGAATAATAATAAAATAAAAACAGTAGCGCCGATCATGAAATTTTTGACAGGATATTTTTTCTTATCTAATAAAGATAATATGAAAAATGCCATGAGAGAAATCGTTATGGCTAACCATGATTGTCGGGACTGCAGGATGATAGAGAATAAACCAAACAGCACTATCATTGAAATGCAGAATGTTTTTTCTATTGGTGAGAGAAGATGTTTATGGAGCATTGTATAGATGACATAAAACATAAAACAGACACCTGCGATTAATGAGCCGTACTGTGCATTCCGGTAGTGGAAATCGATTCTGATTCCATGGAGTCCTCGCTGTATTTCAGACAAGACAGAAGAATGATAAACAAAAGTAAATATTACCCCGATGGTAAAAGTAAATAAAACCAGATTTATTTTTTTCTGATTATCTTTCAGCCAGAAGGCAATGCAAAAAAAGAAAAAAAGATAAGAGAGAGACTTTAGTACCGGAAGAGGCGTTGCTAAATCAGGGATATAAAATTTCGCTGATAGCCAGCTCAGTATTTGTGCAATTAACGCGAGCAATAGCATCTTGAATATAAAGTTCTTAATAAAAAACCGCCATTCCAGGGTTATTGCTAATAATGTAGAAACAACAAGGATAGTCTGCGAAATGTCGGCGATGAGTTGAACTGATTCTTTGAATAGAGAAAAAGAAAGAATGTTTATAAACATAAATAGACTAAAATGATCACTATGTAAAAACTGACTCAGTGAATTTTTATCTATCAGCATGTTTTTGTTGATTGTCAGCAAAACCAAGTACCTTTATTTGAGTTTCCGAAACAAATAATTGCCGCGAATTTTGCGCCATAAACCAAACACATCGGTTTTAGGGAAAATCGCAATCCGACGAATGGCCAGATTATCTTGGTGTATAGCTAATGGACCGGAGTTGGTAGCTACGGCAAAAGGATAACCCGCTTCAGCAACTAAACTTTTACTCTGCTCGTTATAATCACCATAAGGATAAGCAAACGAAATTAATGTTTTTCCGAGCAGTTGCTCCAGCATTTTTTTATTTTCAACAATCTGATGGTGCTGTTCTGCTGCGGTTAATTTGCTGAGGCGGGGGTGTGTCAGTGTATGGCCGCCGATTTCTACATAACCGCTGTTAGCTATTTGTTTTAACTCATCCGGTGTCATCAACGGCACTGGGCGATCTGGATTTTCGCTGACCTCTACATCCCAGCGATTGTGATCTTCGCCGCTGACGGCATAGATGACAGCTTTGAAATTGTATTTTTTCAGCAACGGTAATAGCAGGGTGAGATTATCGCGATAACCATCGTCCACAGTAATAATGATGAATTTTTTACCCGGTTGCAGACGGTGGATAAAACCATGCTCTGCCAGATCCTGAAACGTTAGCGTTTCATAACCGAGCCATTGCAGCAGTTTGAAATGTTTTTCCAGCATGCTGACGGGTAACCAGGTGCCATGCACACCTTTTTCGGAATCGTGTTGGATAAAACGGTGGTACATAATGACTGGCACTTCACGCTGGCGGGTGTAGATGTAAGCATCCTGATACACCTGCTCCAGCTTGGTGACAATACGATTCAGATCATATTCCTGCTGGATCTGTTGTCTTACATGGTTATCGGTTTGCTGTAATGCAATGCCACTTTCAATTTCATCGATAAGTGCTGGAAAATCGATATCGAGGTCTTTTGGGCCGATGTCGCCAAAGTTGCTGGCTAACGCCTGCGGCAAATTGTGTGGCGTAATGACCCCGAGCGCTTTGGCTTCACCAATCGCCAGGGTTGGGCGGCCACACAGCAGTGATTCCATGGCCACACGGCCAGCACCGATCACCAGATCAGCCTGTTGCATACGGGCTGGAATGTCTTGTACGTAACCGACAAATTCGACGCTGTTTTGAAAGCGTTGGAAACGCTCGGTGACCTGGCTGCCACTGATCACTTGCACTCGGTAACGATTCAGATCGATCACCTCATCAAGCAAACGGTAACAGACATCGCCTTTCGGGCCTGTCAGTCGGCCGACAATGATGATCAGTGGTTTGTCGTTGTGCGGTGGTGCAACGGCGGTGAATTTTTCCGTTTCTATTCCGTTACGAATGACATGGATCTGGTCGGCGGAAACGCTTAATGAATCAATCAATTGTTGCTTGATATCTTCACACACGGCAACCGCAGCATAACCTAACGCATGAAATGCTTTGCGTGAGGCATGTACGGGCTGACGGCCGTGTACGGTTGTGATCATCGGCGTGCCGGTGAGTTTACAGGCAATATAACTGCTCCAACCGGAAGCGCGGCTATGTGCGTGTACCAGTTGGATATTGTGTTTTTTAATCAGCCAAATCAGATAGGCCACATGCCAGAAGCGGCGTGGAATACTGCGTTTATTAAAACGCAGCTTAAAAAAAGTGCCCTGTGTGGGTTTAGTCAGCGTGTCGGAAACGAAAAAGACCTGATGGCCTTTTTCGATCAGTTTGTCACCAATAGTGGTGGCATACACTTCCGCACCAGTTACTTCTAACTGGGAGAGGGCCATCAGGATGTTCATGCAATCAATCTCGCAACTGCGGGGCCTGAGACCCCCAACAAAAGGGTTATTTGTTTAACCACGCCATGTATTCAGCGACACCTTCTGCAACGGTGCGGAATTTCACGTCACAGCCTGTGGCGCGCAGTTTGGTCAGATCGGCTTGTGTGAAGCTCTGGTAACGGCCTTTCAGGTGCTCTGGGAACGGAATGTACTCAATTTCACCTTTACCGTGGTGTTTCAATACTGCTTCGGCGACGTTCTGGAATGGTTCGGCTTTGCCAGTACCGCAGTTGAAGATGCCGGATTTGTCGGGGTGATTCATAAACCACAGCACCACTTTGGCGACATCTTCCACGTAGATGAAGTCACGCGTTTGGCCGCCATTCGGGAAACCGTCACAACCTTCGAACAGTTTGACGTTTTCGCCTTTCAGCACCTGATTGTTCAGGTGGAACGCTACGCTGGCCATGCTGCCTTTATGCTGTTCACGCGGGCCATAGACGTTGAAGTATTTCAGACCCACGATCTGCAGATCGGTTTCCGGCAGAATACGACGCACATATTCATCGAACAGGAATTTTGAGTAACCGTAAACGTTCAGTGGCTGTTCGAAACGACGTTCTTCGATGAAGTTGTCATTGCGGCCACCGTAAGTGGCGGCAGACGAAGCGTAAATAAACTGCACGCCATATTCCAGGCAGTAATGCAGCAGATCTTTGGAATATTCGTAGTTGACGTCCATGACGAATTTGCCGTTCCACTCGGTGGTGGCTGAGCAGGCACCTTGGTGCAGAATGGCACTGATACCGCCCCACTCTTCGAAATGATCGCCGGAAACGATGCGGGCAATAAACTCGTCTTTATCAATGTAATCAGCGATATCGAGATCGACCAGATTGGCAAATTTGGTGCCGTCAGTCAGATCGTCAACCACGACGATGTCTTTACGACCCGCTTGGTTTAATGCTTTTACCAGATTACTGCCGATAAAACCGGCGCCACCAGTTACGATGATCATGTGCTATCGCCTCGCAGACGTTATCTAAAGATGCTCAGTGGCTACTGAGAATATGGCCCCAGTTTACCATATTTAACGCAGACTGCAGTTTGTTCTGCATTACACACCGGGTTCCGGATGCAGGCGGCGACATGCACGTCCATCGGCATGGAACAGATGACAACGCTCGGCAGGAATACCAATTGCCAGCGGTACGCCTTCCGCCACCACGGCAACATCATGGTGCCGGTAAACCAGCGGCTCAGCATAACCGGGCAACTGCAGATGAATTTGGGTTTCGTTGCCAAGTTGCTCGACCACCAGAATTTCACCATATAACTGATGTTGACTGCTATCAGCATCCAGCAGGTGTTCAGGGCGAATACCCAGCGTCATCGGCTCGCCGACCGTGACATTGCTGCCATCGACGGTGAGCCAGAGGCGGGTTTGTCCCATTATTTCAACCTCTACCTGCTGTGGCTCCACGGCCAGCACGGTGACGGGCAGGAAATTCATTTTCGGGGAACCAATAAAGCCGGCGACAAAACGGTTAGCCGGATAATGGTAGAGTTCGAGTGGTTTACCCACCTGAGAGATGGCGCCACCGTCCAGTACCACGATTTTATGCGCCAGTGTCATGGCTTCGATCTGATCGTGGGTAACGTAAATCATGGTGCAGCCCAGTCGTTTGTGCAGCCGCGCCAGTTCGATGCGCATTTGCACCCGCAATGCGGCATCCAGATTGGACAGCGGTTCATCAAGCAAGAACACGTTGGGTTCTGCCACCAAGGTGCGGCCAATTGCCACCCGTTGCCGTTGGCCGCCGGACAAAGCTTTCGGCTGGCGATCCAGTAAGGGTGAGAGTTGCAAAATATCAGCGGCTTGTAGTACCCGCTGCTGAATTTCGGTTTTGTGGGTACCGGCCAGCTTTAGCCCAAACGACATGTTGTCAGCCACACTCAGGTGCGGATAGAGTGCATAAGATTGGAACACCATACCGACCCCGCGCTCGGCGGGTGGAACGTCATTCATGCGTTGTTCACCAATCAGTAAATCGCCGGATGAGATATCTTCCAGACCGGCGATCATGCGCAGCAAGGTGGATTTGCCACAGCCAGACGGCCCAACAAACACGACAAACTCACCGTCGTTAATATCCAGATTGATGTCTTTGGAAATAGTGACATCACCGAAGGTTTTACTGACATTACGCAGGATAACTCCCGCCATATCTGGCTCCTTACTGCTTGTTTTTGCTGGTGGAATGATCTTATTACACCGTTAGGTGAGAATAATGCCTTGAGTCGGGAGATGAAGAAATCCCGAAGGTGTATTTTTGCGAGGCGGCGGGCTTTTCGGTAGCTAGGCCTGCACTGATGGCAGGCCGTTGTGCGAGGGGGCATTGTTTAATGGCGTGGCTGTACATTGTCCATGAAAGTGGTACGGGCTGAGCTTGAACCCAGTCGTTCGGCTTCTTGCAGCAGCGTTAAGGCTTGTGATAGATCACCAGCCTTAAGCGCTTGGCGGATCTGCTGATTAAAGTAATTCTCGGTGGCGGGTAACAAAGCCGCTGTGGTTGCCATTTTTTCAGTTGGCGCACTGGCGGCAGTGAGCGGTGTGGCAATGGCCGTGGTGTCATTATTGCCGATACTAATCGTGTCATTGGTGCGTTCGGCGCTGATTTTTAGACTAAGCTGACCACTGTTGGTGTGTTGAGCCACTGGGTCGGGAATATCTGGCGGCTGATTGCCGGTGGCTTTGGCATAGGCTTTTGATGCGCCTTGCAAGACAGTCTGCTGCTGTAAATCCCGCGGTGTGGTGTAGACCAGCAGATAGATATTTTTTTGCCCTGGTGCTGGCGAAAGTTTCAGTGTGCTTTCCAGGCGATCGCCGGTCAGCAGCGAGGCGGGTTGATAACTGAACTGGTTGCTGGGGTAAAACGCGGCAGGTCGTTGTTGTTGGTCCAGAACCAGCACGTTGGGGGCGAACACCTGTTTACCCTCGATCAGGCTGCGTACCCGGATGGTCAGTGCACCATGGTCGGCGGGTAATTGGAGTGCCAGAAATTTGCCGCTGGCATCGGCAAAGGTTGCGGTTTGTCCGGCGCTGGTCAGATCAAACTCCTGCGTTGCTCCGATTGTGGTCGGTTGCCAATGTATGGTTTGTAATTGCGCCGTGGTGAGTGAGGGCGCCGCAGAAGAATCGGTTGCGAAGGCGGAAAGGCTGGTCAGCGTCAAAGAAAGGCAGAGTGCGAGCGCAGTGTGTTTCATAAGAGATCCTTACAAACAGCGATAAAGGAACGGGGAACAACCGGCTCCGCAGAGCCGGTTTGCTGGGGTAACAGCGAAAGTGTGACTACCGACGTTTTACCACCAAGCTTCGAATTGTGCGCCGAAGGTCAGCTGGTTGTCGTCAGCAGGGGTACCCGCACTGAATTTTTCGTTCCATTTTGCATACGTGGTGTACAGGCGGATCGCTGGACGAGCCCAGATGTTGTTACCGGCTTGCCATTGTTGCGCCAAGGTCACTTTGTACTGATGGTTGGTTTCACCAGAGGCCTGATCTTTGACGTGGTCAAAACCAGTTTCCAGTAAGGTACTCATGATTGGCGTCCATTTATACATTGGACGGATACCCGCGCTGTACCAAGTGCTGCCGTTGTTGTTATCCAGATTGGTATCTTGATACAAACCAACGTACATCATTTCCCATTTGTCATTCAGGCTGATAGCGCCGTGATCGATCACGCGCACCATGCTGCCATTGTTGTTCACGCTGGAACCTTGGGCGTGACCGTTATTCCAAGAGGTCATAGAGTCAGTGGCATATTGCACGACAAACTTATTGAAACCACCCATCACGCTTTGCGTGTGTTCCGCAGTGAACATGGCACCGTTTTTAGATGCGCCATCAACTAAATCAATACCATCCGCTGGATTAGCATGACCATAGTCAACCCCTAGTTCCAGAGTACCGTTCGGATTGGTTGCTAGGCTAGCCAAACGCAGATCGAATATATCGTTGTTGATATCTGCTTTATTGCTGACGGTTTTGGTTTTTACCGCGCCATCAGCTGGATCAAGGTAGTATTCAGTTTTAGAGCCAAAAGCCGCTGAACCGCCGGCTTCGGTATCCCGGGTTACGGCAGCAGACAGCTTACCAAAGCCGAGATCGACGTTTTCCAGACCGGCACCTGGGCCAGACACATCCCAGTAGTAGAAGTCGATCATGTGAACGTCATGGCGTTGATAGAAACGTTTACCGGCCCACAGATTGGCACCTGGCAGTGCGGCGATCAGATTTTTCCCTTGTGCATTCATTTCACGGAATGCCGGAGTGGTCGATTCCCAGTCGTTTTGCTGTGACACGGAATAAGCGACATTGGTATCGATAGAAAATACCTGGTCATTTTCTTTATACAGATCCTGACCCAGTTTCAGCTCGGAATACGTTTCGCATTCGTTACCGAGACGGTATTTGCTGCCAGCACCGGCCAGTTTGTGGCACTGCTGTTCACCACCGTCATTGGTCCAACCGATACCGGAACGGGCATAACCGTGGAAATCGACAGCCATCGCTGACGCTGAGCTCAATACTGCGCCGATGGCCAGCGCCAGCGGTAGTTTTTGCAGACGATGCATCATTGTTGTTTTTCTCCTTGCACTTGGCGTTGAGATTGACCCGGGGGATCGTGAGGGTTCCGGGTCAGGTAAGGGCTAGACGCCCAATTCTTTATGCAGACGACGGCAGGCGGTGCCATCCTCCCGGAACAGGTGACAGCGATGGACGGGCAGGCCAATTTCAATCATGGAACCTTCCTCGACCAGTGCGACGTCGTTATGGCGATAGACCAGATTTTGTTGAATAGTGGGCATTTGCACGTGGATCTGGGTTTCGTTGCCCAGCTGTTCGACCACGCTGATTTCACCACGCAGACGGTATTCGGCTTCGTCGCCGGGCAGCAGATGTTCCGGACGAATACCGAGTGACAACATGCTGCCAGTTTGTACATCACGGCCATCGACGTGCAGCCATAACAGTTGCTCATCGGGCAGCTCTACCTGCACGCGTTCGGCCTCGGTGGCATGTACCCGCACTGGCAGGAAGTTCATTTTTGGCGAACCGATAAAACCGGCGACAAAGCGGTTGGCCGGGTAGTGATACAGCTCGAGGGGTTTACCGACCTGTGCAATACGGCCGCCTTCCAGCACCACGATCTTGTCGGCCAGCGTCATCGCTTCGACCTGATCGTGGGTGACGTAAATCATGGTGCTGCGCAGGCGTTTATGCAGGCGGGCAATTTCGATGCGCATCTGCACACGCAGGCCGGCATCGAGGTTTGACAGCGGTTCATCGAGCAGGAACACTTGCGGTTCAGCTACCAGCGTGCGGCCAATGGCGACGCGCTGACGTTGACCGCCGGATAAGGCTTTCGGTTTGCGATCGAGCAGATGTGCCAGTTGCAGCACTTC comes from the uncultured Tolumonas sp. genome and includes:
- a CDS encoding maltoporin, with product MMHRLQKLPLALAIGAVLSSASAMAVDFHGYARSGIGWTNDGGEQQCHKLAGAGSKYRLGNECETYSELKLGQDLYKENDQVFSIDTNVAYSVSQQNDWESTTPAFREMNAQGKNLIAALPGANLWAGKRFYQRHDVHMIDFYYWDVSGPGAGLENVDLGFGKLSAAVTRDTEAGGSAAFGSKTEYYLDPADGAVKTKTVSNKADINNDIFDLRLASLATNPNGTLELGVDYGHANPADGIDLVDGASKNGAMFTAEHTQSVMGGFNKFVVQYATDSMTSWNNGHAQGSSVNNNGSMVRVIDHGAISLNDKWEMMYVGLYQDTNLDNNNGSTWYSAGIRPMYKWTPIMSTLLETGFDHVKDQASGETNHQYKVTLAQQWQAGNNIWARPAIRLYTTYAKWNEKFSAGTPADDNQLTFGAQFEAWW
- the malK gene encoding maltose/maltodextrin ABC transporter ATP-binding protein MalK → MAGVTLHNVSKTYGDVAISKDINLEIHNGEFVVFVGPSGCGKSTLLRMIAGLEDITAGDLMIGEKRMNDVPPAERGVGMVFQSYALYPHLSVADNMSFGLKLAGADKPQIQQRVNHASEVLQLAHLLDRKPKALSGGQRQRVAIGRTLVAEPQVFLLDEPLSNLDAGLRVQMRIEIARLHKRLRSTMIYVTHDQVEAMTLADKIVVLEGGRIAQVGKPLELYHYPANRFVAGFIGSPKMNFLPVRVHATEAERVQVELPDEQLLWLHVDGRDVQTGSMLSLGIRPEHLLPGDEAEYRLRGEISVVEQLGNETQIHVQMPTIQQNLVYRHNDVALVEEGSMIEIGLPVHRCHLFREDGTACRRLHKELGV
- a CDS encoding O-antigen ligase family protein; translated protein: MLTINKNMLIDKNSLSQFLHSDHFSLFMFINILSFSLFKESVQLIADISQTILVVSTLLAITLEWRFFIKNFIFKMLLLALIAQILSWLSAKFYIPDLATPLPVLKSLSYLFFFFCIAFWLKDNQKKINLVLFTFTIGVIFTFVYHSSVLSEIQRGLHGIRIDFHYRNAQYGSLIAGVCFMFYVIYTMLHKHLLSPIEKTFCISMIVLFGLFSIILQSRQSWLAITISLMAFFILSLLDKKKYPVKNFMIGATVFILLLFLYQVPFIRQRLLVGFVHTDDLHAMLTFHWQEVKDFSIGVRLKSWVEAGRWIQAHPFFGTGFGSQTYVITTSHTLPDYITREFRHLHNSNIETLVSWGILGFFTLYASWIYILKKIVSSDSSSFYTKALCVSFFIYWIIINNFESFFYYRAGQWVFSVFVGVLYSVILQKEHNAYLEARNENIRH
- the malK gene encoding maltose/maltodextrin ABC transporter ATP-binding protein MalK, which translates into the protein MAGVILRNVSKTFGDVTISKDINLDINDGEFVVFVGPSGCGKSTLLRMIAGLEDISSGDLLIGEQRMNDVPPAERGVGMVFQSYALYPHLSVADNMSFGLKLAGTHKTEIQQRVLQAADILQLSPLLDRQPKALSGGQRQRVAIGRTLVAEPNVFLLDEPLSNLDAALRVQMRIELARLHKRLGCTMIYVTHDQIEAMTLAHKIVVLDGGAISQVGKPLELYHYPANRFVAGFIGSPKMNFLPVTVLAVEPQQVEVEIMGQTRLWLTVDGSNVTVGEPMTLGIRPEHLLDADSSQHQLYGEILVVEQLGNETQIHLQLPGYAEPLVYRHHDVAVVAEGVPLAIGIPAERCHLFHADGRACRRLHPEPGV
- the rfaD gene encoding ADP-glyceromanno-heptose 6-epimerase; this translates as MIIVTGGAGFIGSNLVKALNQAGRKDIVVVDDLTDGTKFANLVDLDIADYIDKDEFIARIVSGDHFEEWGGISAILHQGACSATTEWNGKFVMDVNYEYSKDLLHYCLEYGVQFIYASSAATYGGRNDNFIEERRFEQPLNVYGYSKFLFDEYVRRILPETDLQIVGLKYFNVYGPREQHKGSMASVAFHLNNQVLKGENVKLFEGCDGFPNGGQTRDFIYVEDVAKVVLWFMNHPDKSGIFNCGTGKAEPFQNVAEAVLKHHGKGEIEYIPFPEHLKGRYQSFTQADLTKLRATGCDVKFRTVAEGVAEYMAWLNK
- the malM gene encoding maltose operon protein MalM; translated protein: MKHTALALCLSLTLTSLSAFATDSSAAPSLTTAQLQTIHWQPTTIGATQEFDLTSAGQTATFADASGKFLALQLPADHGALTIRVRSLIEGKQVFAPNVLVLDQQQRPAAFYPSNQFSYQPASLLTGDRLESTLKLSPAPGQKNIYLLVYTTPRDLQQQTVLQGASKAYAKATGNQPPDIPDPVAQHTNSGQLSLKISAERTNDTISIGNNDTTAIATPLTAASAPTEKMATTAALLPATENYFNQQIRQALKAGDLSQALTLLQEAERLGSSSARTTFMDNVQPRH
- a CDS encoding polysaccharide deacetylase family protein, with translation MNILMALSQLEVTGAEVYATTIGDKLIEKGHQVFFVSDTLTKPTQGTFFKLRFNKRSIPRRFWHVAYLIWLIKKHNIQLVHAHSRASGWSSYIACKLTGTPMITTVHGRQPVHASRKAFHALGYAAVAVCEDIKQQLIDSLSVSADQIHVIRNGIETEKFTAVAPPHNDKPLIIIVGRLTGPKGDVCYRLLDEVIDLNRYRVQVISGSQVTERFQRFQNSVEFVGYVQDIPARMQQADLVIGAGRVAMESLLCGRPTLAIGEAKALGVITPHNLPQALASNFGDIGPKDLDIDFPALIDEIESGIALQQTDNHVRQQIQQEYDLNRIVTKLEQVYQDAYIYTRQREVPVIMYHRFIQHDSEKGVHGTWLPVSMLEKHFKLLQWLGYETLTFQDLAEHGFIHRLQPGKKFIIITVDDGYRDNLTLLLPLLKKYNFKAVIYAVSGEDHNRWDVEVSENPDRPVPLMTPDELKQIANSGYVEIGGHTLTHPRLSKLTAAEQHHQIVENKKMLEQLLGKTLISFAYPYGDYNEQSKSLVAEAGYPFAVATNSGPLAIHQDNLAIRRIAIFPKTDVFGLWRKIRGNYLFRKLK